A window from Gallus gallus isolate bGalGal1 chromosome 5, bGalGal1.mat.broiler.GRCg7b, whole genome shotgun sequence encodes these proteins:
- the INF2 gene encoding inverted formin-2 isoform X1: protein MILRLIAHRCDSFLPALLGRDKQFTMSIKKEGAHKKWAALKEKLGPQDTDQSEANLENAEPELCIRLLQMPSVVNYSGLKKRLENSDDAWMVQFLELCGLDLLLEALDRLSGRGVARISDALLQLTCINCVRAVMNSHRGIEYIVSNEGYVRKLFQALDTTNVMVKKQVFELLAALCIYSSDGHGLALDALDHYKNVKNQQYRFSVIMNELSNTDNVPYMVTLLSAINAIILGKEDLRTRTQIRNEFIGLQLLDILDKLRDIEEEDLLIQCDTFEEFKIEDDEELLKICDGINMNDHHEVFSSLFNKVSRSPISIQLLSILQSLLYLEPSHHSSLLLWESLDAVVNRALLLANDIQGNTVEEVIERLLSIKKHPNKQKRAEKRLSGNANGGIQTEREPCTSAVQSLMGSPNPCKTPEAPSGPQACEEKTSSSQLSACFTSPQTSNPPPNAAPALPPPPPPPPPPPPPPLPSGPAAMPPTASVNFPPAPPLPGIPPPPPPLPGMAVIPPPPPLPGMAVIPPPPPPLPGMGGIPPPPPLPGMGGIPPPPPLPGLGGIPPPPPLPGLAGIPPPPPLPGMGGIPPPPPLSGMGGIPPPPPPLPGMAGDNIEAVVAPQFSCPLGFISPPRKAVKTPTMRMKKLNWQKLPSNVVRESHSMWASVSSSSEETIEPNYTSIEQLFCFPQPTPKEKTAAPVKAEPKEITFLDSKKSLNLNIFLKQFKCSNEEVAAMVQNGDRTKFDVEVLKQLLKLLPEKHEIENLKAFKEEKSKLANADQFYLLLLQIPSYQLRIECMLICEETTVVLDMIQPKAEAIRKACEDLLTSHRLPLFCKLILKVGNFLNYGSHTGDADGFKISTLLKLTETKANQTRITLLHHILEEVENSHTDLLELPEDLEYVSKAAGINLDIIRSESSANLKKLLELQRKVSSANDDVKQQYEKPIQDSIDASRKLEEDFETIDRKREELANYLCEDPTKLSLEDVFSTMKTFRDLFIRALKENKDRKEQAAKAEKRKKQLEEEEGKRQKGENGKVIKKGLVKQEDVCVIDALLADIRKGFTLRKTKNRHESDAPPKTLPAEIPEENRSGKSIKDPQAGGQQMDDKAKQNNGHPSDESTLSLADALPEMGRDVGDASAPNQALPENNAGGNLPRGSRTEGPLVNLVEADGAGQGAGMASLQPGLGSGAISFSAANIGANITFVSSSSGAALREQLNGSTSEEQDKKCPGDGLESCRLAQDIQLNQNGGNPSTPSTPCDGAHQADLKEMAKENEDPATDSLLDTSQEKSFSEEPATDSSCSATLPPGETHTDREKQRTSGKRRKKKRHSKSYSAEVETDSGDYKTKKGCVVQ from the exons gacaAGCAGTTCACAATGTCAATCAAAAAGGAAGGTGCCCACAAGAAGTGGGCTGCCCTGAAGGAGAAACTCGGGCCCCAGGATACCGACCAGTCGGAAGCCAACCTGGAAAATGCAGAGCCGGAGCTGTGCATCCGCCTCCTGCAAATGCCATCGGTGGTGAACTACTCTGGGCTGAAGAAGCGTCTGGAGAACAGTGACGATGCTTGGATGGTCCAGTTCCTGGAGCTGTGTGGATTGGACCTCCTCCTGGAGGCTCTGGACAGGCTGTCTGGCAGAGGGGTGGCCAGAATTTCTGACGCCTTGCTACAGCTCACCTGCATTAACTGTGTGAGAGCAGTCATGAACTCCCACAGAGGCATTGAATACATTGTGAGCAACGAGGGCTATGTCAGAAAACTCTTCCAAG CACTTGACACAACTAATGTCATGGTGAAAAAGCAAGTATTTGAACTCCTGGCTGCGCTGTGCATTTACTCATCAGATGGCCATGGTTTGGCTTTGGATGCCCTGGACCATTACAAG AATGTGAAGAACCAGCAGTATCGATTCAGTGTCATAATGAATGAGCTGTCGAACACAGATAATGTGCCATACATGGTGACACTGCTGAGTGCCATCAATGCCATCATTCTGGGGAAAGAAGACCTAAGAACAAGAACACAGATCCGAAATGAGTTCATAG GGCTTCAGTTGTTGGATATTTTAGACAAGCTAAG AGACATAGAGGAGGAGGATCTGCTTATCCAGTGTGATACATTTGAAGAGTTCAAGATTGAAGATGATGAGGAATTACTAAAGATATGTGATGGGATAAACATGAATGATCACCATGAGGTCTTTTCATCTCTCTTCAATAAA GTGAGCCGCTCCCCGATCTCCATCCAGCTGCTGTCCATCCTGCAGAGCTTGCTCTACTTGGAACCATCTCACCACTCCAGCCTCCTGCTGTGGGAGTCCTTGGATGCGGTAGTGAACAGAGCCCTTTTGCTCGCCAATGACA TCCAAGGAAACACGGTTGAAGAAGTAATTGAGAGGCTATTGTCTATCAAGAAGCatccaaacaagcaaaaaagagctgaaaaacgTCTTTCTGGTAATGCAAATGGAGGCATCCAGACTGAACGAGAACCATGCACAAGTGCAGTTCAGAGTCTGATGGGATCACCAAACCCCTGCAAGACACCAGAAGCTCCCTCAGGGCCACAAGCCTGTGAAGAGAAGACCTCGTCCtcacagctctcagcctgcttcACCTCACCACAGACCTCTAACCCTCCACCCaacgctgctcctgcccttccacccccacctcctccacccccacccccaccacctccacccCTGCCCTCTGGACCAGCAGCCATGCCCCCCACAGCCTCCGTGAATTTTCCACCAGCCCCACCACTCCCTGGcatccctcctcctccacctccattgCCTGGTATGGCAGTCatccctcctccacctccattgCCTGGTATGGCAGtcatccctcctcctccacccccaTTGCCTGGCATGGGGGGTATCCCACCTCCACCCCCACTGCCTGGTATGGGGGGAATCCCACCTCCACCCCCATTGCCTGGCTTGGGGGGAATCCCACCTCCACCCCCATTGCCCGGCTTGGCAGGaatcccaccaccacccccactTCCTGGCATGGGGGGCATTCCACCACCACCCCCATTGTCTGGTATGGGGGGCATCCCACCCCCTCCACCACCATTGCCTGGTATGGCAGGAGATAACATAGAAGCTGTTGTGGCTCCCCAATTCAGCTGCCCTCTTGGCTTCATCAGTCCTCCACGCAAGGCAGTGAAGACACCAACAATGAGAATGAAGAAGCTGAACTGGCAGAAGCTGCCCTCCAACGTGGTGAGAG aaagtcaCTCGATGTGGGCttcagtgagcagcagcagcgaggaAACCATAGAGCCCAATTACACAAGCATagagcagctgttttgctttccacAACCAACCCCTAAGGAGAAAACAGCTGCACCAGTGAAGGCAGAGCCGAAGGAG atCACATTTTTGGACTCCAAGAAAAGTCTCAATTTGAACATATTTTTGAAGCAATTTAAATG ctccaATGAAGAGGTGGCTGCCATGGTCCAGAATGGGGATCGGACCAAGTTTGACGTTGAGGTTCTAAAACagctgctgaagctgctgcCTGAAAAACATGAG ataGAAAACCTGAAGGCCTTCAAAGAAGAGAAGTCGAAGCTAGCAAATGCAGATCAGTTTTATCTTCTCCTCCTTCAGATTCCCAG TTATCAGCTACGGATTGAATGTATGCTGATCTGCGAAGAGACTACTGTTGTGCTGGACATGATTCAGCCAAAAGCTGAAGCCATCCGGAAAGCCTGTGAAG ATCTTCTGACCAGTCACCGTCTGCCGCTCTTCTGTAAACTGATTCTCAAAGTTGGAAACTTTCTGAACTAC GGAAGTCACACAGGCGACGCTGATGGGTTTAAAATCAGCACTTTACTCAAACTAACAGAAaccaaagcaaaccaaaccCGTATTACGCTGCTCCACCATATCCTGGAG gAAGTAGaaaacagccacacagaccTACTGGAACTGCCGGAGGACCTTGAATATGTTTCAAAAGCAGCAGG AATTAATCTTGACATTATACGCTCAGAGTCCAGTGCCAATTTAaaaaagctgctggagctccagAGAAAGGTCTCATCAGCAAACGATGATGTGAAACAACAATATGAGAAACCTATCCAG GATAGCATTGATGCCTCCAGAAAACTGGAAGAAGATTTTGAAACCATtgacaggaagagagaagaactTGCAAACTATCTCTGTGAGGACCCAACCAAGTTGTCCTTAGAGGATGTATTTAGCACCATGAAGACTTTCAGAGATCTCTTCATCCGAGCCCTGAAG gaaaacaaagacagaaaggaacaagctgcaaaagcagagaagaggaagaaacagctggaagaagaagaagggaagagacAGAAAGGCGAAAATGGAAAAGTCA TTAAGAAGGGGTTGGTGAAGCAGGAGGATGTTTGCGTCATTGATGCACTGCTGGCTGACATAAGGAAGGGGTTCACGCtgagaaagacaaagaacagaCACGAGTCGGATGCACCTCCTAAAACCTTGCCTGCGGAGATCCCAGAGGAGAACCGGTCTG GGAAGAGCATTAAGGATCCGCAAGCAGGAGGACAGCAGATGGATGATAAAGCCAAGCAAAACAACGGCCATCCCTCAGATGAAAGCACTCTGTCCTTGGCCGATGCCCTACCAGAGATGGGTAGAGATGTTGGAGATGCTTCAGCTCCAAACCAGGCATTACCTGAAAATAATGCTGGAGGAAATTTGCCGCGAGGGTCTAGGACAGAAGGCCCTTTAGTAAACTTAGTGGAAGCTGACggagctgggcagggagctgggatggcAAGCCTCCAGCCAGGCCTGGGGAGTGGTgccatttccttctctgctgctaaCATAGGTGCCAATATAACatttgtgagcagcagctctggtgctgctctgagaGAGCAGCTCAATGGGTCCACCTCAGAAGAGCAGGACAAAAAATGCCCAGGTGATggcttggagagctgcaggctggctcAGGACATCCAGCTGAACCAGAATGGAGGCAACCCCAGCACTCCATCCACTCCCTGTGATGGTGCGCATCAGGCTGATTTGAAAGAGAtggcaaaggaaaatgaagaccCTGCTACAGACTCGCTGTTGGATACTTCCCAAGAGAAATCCTTCTCGGAGGAGCCAGCCACCGACTCTTCTTGTTCGGCAACACTGCCTCCAGGGGAAACACACACTGACAGGGAAAAGCAGAGGACATCTGGGAAACggagaaagaagaagaggcACAGCAAAAGCTACTCAG cagAGGTTGAGACTGATTCTGGagattataaaacaaaaaaaggttgTGTGGTACAATGA
- the INF2 gene encoding inverted formin-2 isoform X4, which translates to MSIKKEGAHKKWAALKEKLGPQDTDQSEANLENAEPELCIRLLQMPSVVNYSGLKKRLENSDDAWMVQFLELCGLDLLLEALDRLSGRGVARISDALLQLTCINCVRAVMNSHRGIEYIVSNEGYVRKLFQALDTTNVMVKKQVFELLAALCIYSSDGHGLALDALDHYKNVKNQQYRFSVIMNELSNTDNVPYMVTLLSAINAIILGKEDLRTRTQIRNEFIGLQLLDILDKLRDIEEEDLLIQCDTFEEFKIEDDEELLKICDGINMNDHHEVFSSLFNKVSRSPISIQLLSILQSLLYLEPSHHSSLLLWESLDAVVNRALLLANDIQGNTVEEVIERLLSIKKHPNKQKRAEKRLSGNANGGIQTEREPCTSAVQSLMGSPNPCKTPEAPSGPQACEEKTSSSQLSACFTSPQTSNPPPNAAPALPPPPPPPPPPPPPPLPSGPAAMPPTASVNFPPAPPLPGIPPPPPPLPGMAVIPPPPPLPGMAVIPPPPPPLPGMGGIPPPPPLPGMGGIPPPPPLPGLGGIPPPPPLPGLAGIPPPPPLPGMGGIPPPPPLSGMGGIPPPPPPLPGMAGDNIEAVVAPQFSCPLGFISPPRKAVKTPTMRMKKLNWQKLPSNVVRESHSMWASVSSSSEETIEPNYTSIEQLFCFPQPTPKEKTAAPVKAEPKEITFLDSKKSLNLNIFLKQFKCSNEEVAAMVQNGDRTKFDVEVLKQLLKLLPEKHEIENLKAFKEEKSKLANADQFYLLLLQIPSYQLRIECMLICEETTVVLDMIQPKAEAIRKACEDLLTSHRLPLFCKLILKVGNFLNYGSHTGDADGFKISTLLKLTETKANQTRITLLHHILEEVENSHTDLLELPEDLEYVSKAAGINLDIIRSESSANLKKLLELQRKVSSANDDVKQQYEKPIQDSIDASRKLEEDFETIDRKREELANYLCEDPTKLSLEDVFSTMKTFRDLFIRALKENKDRKEQAAKAEKRKKQLEEEEGKRQKGENGKVIKKGLVKQEDVCVIDALLADIRKGFTLRKTKNRHESDAPPKTLPAEIPEENRSGKSIKDPQAGGQQMDDKAKQNNGHPSDESTLSLADALPEMGRDVGDASAPNQALPENNAGGNLPRGSRTEGPLVNLVEADGAGQGAGMASLQPGLGSGAISFSAANIGANITFVSSSSGAALREQLNGSTSEEQDKKCPGDGLESCRLAQDIQLNQNGGNPSTPSTPCDGAHQADLKEMAKENEDPATDSLLDTSQEKSFSEEPATDSSCSATLPPGETHTDREKQRTSGKRRKKKRHSKSYSAEVETDSGDYKTKKGCVVQ; encoded by the exons ATGTCAATCAAAAAGGAAGGTGCCCACAAGAAGTGGGCTGCCCTGAAGGAGAAACTCGGGCCCCAGGATACCGACCAGTCGGAAGCCAACCTGGAAAATGCAGAGCCGGAGCTGTGCATCCGCCTCCTGCAAATGCCATCGGTGGTGAACTACTCTGGGCTGAAGAAGCGTCTGGAGAACAGTGACGATGCTTGGATGGTCCAGTTCCTGGAGCTGTGTGGATTGGACCTCCTCCTGGAGGCTCTGGACAGGCTGTCTGGCAGAGGGGTGGCCAGAATTTCTGACGCCTTGCTACAGCTCACCTGCATTAACTGTGTGAGAGCAGTCATGAACTCCCACAGAGGCATTGAATACATTGTGAGCAACGAGGGCTATGTCAGAAAACTCTTCCAAG CACTTGACACAACTAATGTCATGGTGAAAAAGCAAGTATTTGAACTCCTGGCTGCGCTGTGCATTTACTCATCAGATGGCCATGGTTTGGCTTTGGATGCCCTGGACCATTACAAG AATGTGAAGAACCAGCAGTATCGATTCAGTGTCATAATGAATGAGCTGTCGAACACAGATAATGTGCCATACATGGTGACACTGCTGAGTGCCATCAATGCCATCATTCTGGGGAAAGAAGACCTAAGAACAAGAACACAGATCCGAAATGAGTTCATAG GGCTTCAGTTGTTGGATATTTTAGACAAGCTAAG AGACATAGAGGAGGAGGATCTGCTTATCCAGTGTGATACATTTGAAGAGTTCAAGATTGAAGATGATGAGGAATTACTAAAGATATGTGATGGGATAAACATGAATGATCACCATGAGGTCTTTTCATCTCTCTTCAATAAA GTGAGCCGCTCCCCGATCTCCATCCAGCTGCTGTCCATCCTGCAGAGCTTGCTCTACTTGGAACCATCTCACCACTCCAGCCTCCTGCTGTGGGAGTCCTTGGATGCGGTAGTGAACAGAGCCCTTTTGCTCGCCAATGACA TCCAAGGAAACACGGTTGAAGAAGTAATTGAGAGGCTATTGTCTATCAAGAAGCatccaaacaagcaaaaaagagctgaaaaacgTCTTTCTGGTAATGCAAATGGAGGCATCCAGACTGAACGAGAACCATGCACAAGTGCAGTTCAGAGTCTGATGGGATCACCAAACCCCTGCAAGACACCAGAAGCTCCCTCAGGGCCACAAGCCTGTGAAGAGAAGACCTCGTCCtcacagctctcagcctgcttcACCTCACCACAGACCTCTAACCCTCCACCCaacgctgctcctgcccttccacccccacctcctccacccccacccccaccacctccacccCTGCCCTCTGGACCAGCAGCCATGCCCCCCACAGCCTCCGTGAATTTTCCACCAGCCCCACCACTCCCTGGcatccctcctcctccacctccattgCCTGGTATGGCAGTCatccctcctccacctccattgCCTGGTATGGCAGtcatccctcctcctccacccccaTTGCCTGGCATGGGGGGTATCCCACCTCCACCCCCACTGCCTGGTATGGGGGGAATCCCACCTCCACCCCCATTGCCTGGCTTGGGGGGAATCCCACCTCCACCCCCATTGCCCGGCTTGGCAGGaatcccaccaccacccccactTCCTGGCATGGGGGGCATTCCACCACCACCCCCATTGTCTGGTATGGGGGGCATCCCACCCCCTCCACCACCATTGCCTGGTATGGCAGGAGATAACATAGAAGCTGTTGTGGCTCCCCAATTCAGCTGCCCTCTTGGCTTCATCAGTCCTCCACGCAAGGCAGTGAAGACACCAACAATGAGAATGAAGAAGCTGAACTGGCAGAAGCTGCCCTCCAACGTGGTGAGAG aaagtcaCTCGATGTGGGCttcagtgagcagcagcagcgaggaAACCATAGAGCCCAATTACACAAGCATagagcagctgttttgctttccacAACCAACCCCTAAGGAGAAAACAGCTGCACCAGTGAAGGCAGAGCCGAAGGAG atCACATTTTTGGACTCCAAGAAAAGTCTCAATTTGAACATATTTTTGAAGCAATTTAAATG ctccaATGAAGAGGTGGCTGCCATGGTCCAGAATGGGGATCGGACCAAGTTTGACGTTGAGGTTCTAAAACagctgctgaagctgctgcCTGAAAAACATGAG ataGAAAACCTGAAGGCCTTCAAAGAAGAGAAGTCGAAGCTAGCAAATGCAGATCAGTTTTATCTTCTCCTCCTTCAGATTCCCAG TTATCAGCTACGGATTGAATGTATGCTGATCTGCGAAGAGACTACTGTTGTGCTGGACATGATTCAGCCAAAAGCTGAAGCCATCCGGAAAGCCTGTGAAG ATCTTCTGACCAGTCACCGTCTGCCGCTCTTCTGTAAACTGATTCTCAAAGTTGGAAACTTTCTGAACTAC GGAAGTCACACAGGCGACGCTGATGGGTTTAAAATCAGCACTTTACTCAAACTAACAGAAaccaaagcaaaccaaaccCGTATTACGCTGCTCCACCATATCCTGGAG gAAGTAGaaaacagccacacagaccTACTGGAACTGCCGGAGGACCTTGAATATGTTTCAAAAGCAGCAGG AATTAATCTTGACATTATACGCTCAGAGTCCAGTGCCAATTTAaaaaagctgctggagctccagAGAAAGGTCTCATCAGCAAACGATGATGTGAAACAACAATATGAGAAACCTATCCAG GATAGCATTGATGCCTCCAGAAAACTGGAAGAAGATTTTGAAACCATtgacaggaagagagaagaactTGCAAACTATCTCTGTGAGGACCCAACCAAGTTGTCCTTAGAGGATGTATTTAGCACCATGAAGACTTTCAGAGATCTCTTCATCCGAGCCCTGAAG gaaaacaaagacagaaaggaacaagctgcaaaagcagagaagaggaagaaacagctggaagaagaagaagggaagagacAGAAAGGCGAAAATGGAAAAGTCA TTAAGAAGGGGTTGGTGAAGCAGGAGGATGTTTGCGTCATTGATGCACTGCTGGCTGACATAAGGAAGGGGTTCACGCtgagaaagacaaagaacagaCACGAGTCGGATGCACCTCCTAAAACCTTGCCTGCGGAGATCCCAGAGGAGAACCGGTCTG GGAAGAGCATTAAGGATCCGCAAGCAGGAGGACAGCAGATGGATGATAAAGCCAAGCAAAACAACGGCCATCCCTCAGATGAAAGCACTCTGTCCTTGGCCGATGCCCTACCAGAGATGGGTAGAGATGTTGGAGATGCTTCAGCTCCAAACCAGGCATTACCTGAAAATAATGCTGGAGGAAATTTGCCGCGAGGGTCTAGGACAGAAGGCCCTTTAGTAAACTTAGTGGAAGCTGACggagctgggcagggagctgggatggcAAGCCTCCAGCCAGGCCTGGGGAGTGGTgccatttccttctctgctgctaaCATAGGTGCCAATATAACatttgtgagcagcagctctggtgctgctctgagaGAGCAGCTCAATGGGTCCACCTCAGAAGAGCAGGACAAAAAATGCCCAGGTGATggcttggagagctgcaggctggctcAGGACATCCAGCTGAACCAGAATGGAGGCAACCCCAGCACTCCATCCACTCCCTGTGATGGTGCGCATCAGGCTGATTTGAAAGAGAtggcaaaggaaaatgaagaccCTGCTACAGACTCGCTGTTGGATACTTCCCAAGAGAAATCCTTCTCGGAGGAGCCAGCCACCGACTCTTCTTGTTCGGCAACACTGCCTCCAGGGGAAACACACACTGACAGGGAAAAGCAGAGGACATCTGGGAAACggagaaagaagaagaggcACAGCAAAAGCTACTCAG cagAGGTTGAGACTGATTCTGGagattataaaacaaaaaaaggttgTGTGGTACAATGA
- the INF2 gene encoding inverted formin-2 isoform X5, with protein sequence MILRLIAHRCDSFLPALLGRDKQFTMSIKKEGAHKKWAALKEKLGPQDTDQSEANLENAEPELCIRLLQMPSVVNYSGLKKRLENSDDAWMVQFLELCGLDLLLEALDRLSGRGVARISDALLQLTCINCVRAVMNSHRGIEYIVSNEGYVRKLFQALDTTNVMVKKQVFELLAALCIYSSDGHGLALDALDHYKNVKNQQYRFSVIMNELSNTDNVPYMVTLLSAINAIILGKEDLRTRTQIRNEFIGLQLLDILDKLR encoded by the exons gacaAGCAGTTCACAATGTCAATCAAAAAGGAAGGTGCCCACAAGAAGTGGGCTGCCCTGAAGGAGAAACTCGGGCCCCAGGATACCGACCAGTCGGAAGCCAACCTGGAAAATGCAGAGCCGGAGCTGTGCATCCGCCTCCTGCAAATGCCATCGGTGGTGAACTACTCTGGGCTGAAGAAGCGTCTGGAGAACAGTGACGATGCTTGGATGGTCCAGTTCCTGGAGCTGTGTGGATTGGACCTCCTCCTGGAGGCTCTGGACAGGCTGTCTGGCAGAGGGGTGGCCAGAATTTCTGACGCCTTGCTACAGCTCACCTGCATTAACTGTGTGAGAGCAGTCATGAACTCCCACAGAGGCATTGAATACATTGTGAGCAACGAGGGCTATGTCAGAAAACTCTTCCAAG CACTTGACACAACTAATGTCATGGTGAAAAAGCAAGTATTTGAACTCCTGGCTGCGCTGTGCATTTACTCATCAGATGGCCATGGTTTGGCTTTGGATGCCCTGGACCATTACAAG AATGTGAAGAACCAGCAGTATCGATTCAGTGTCATAATGAATGAGCTGTCGAACACAGATAATGTGCCATACATGGTGACACTGCTGAGTGCCATCAATGCCATCATTCTGGGGAAAGAAGACCTAAGAACAAGAACACAGATCCGAAATGAGTTCATAG GGCTTCAGTTGTTGGATATTTTAGACAAGCTAAGGTAA